The Thermococcus sp. EP1 sequence CTATCACGCCTCAGACTTCAATTATTGAAAAAATAGCTGAGTTTATAGCTAATGGAGAGGTCGAAAATCTTCAATATGTCTCAGTTGAGAGTGAGCACTCAGCAATGGCTGCTTGTATAGGTGCCTCAGCGACGGGAGCAAGGACTTTCACGGCAACATCTGCTCAAGGTCTCGCTTTAATGCATGAGATGCTTCACTGGGCTGCTGGAGCAAGACTCCCAGTAGTGATGGTGGATGTTAACAGAGCAATGGCTCCACCGTGGAGTGTTTGGGATGATCAAACAGACTCTCTTGCCCAAAGAGATACTGGATGGCTTCAATTTTATGCTGAAAACAACCAAGAGGTCTACGACGGTGTACTAATGGCATTTAAAATTGGTGAACATGAAAAAGTCAACCTTCCAGTAATGGTTATTGAAAGTGCATTTATCCTAAGTCACACTTATGATGTAGTTGATATGCCAAACCAAGAGGAAATAGATGATTTCCTCCCACCAAGGAAGCCTCTCTATACATTGACAGACTTTGAAAACCCATTCTCAGTTGGTGCACTAGGTACTCCAGCTGATTACTACGAATTTAGATATAAGATTGAAAAAGCCATGGAAAACGCTAGAAAGATCATTAAAGAAGTTGGTAAGGAATTTGGAGAAAGGTTTGGAAGAGATTACAGTCAGATGATAGAGCTATACAGAACAGAGGATGCAGAGATCGTTTTCATGGGTATGGGGTCTCTAATGGGTACTGTTAAAGAGGCCGTTGATGTTCTTAGAAATGAGGGATACAAGGTAGGAGCTGCAAAGGTCCGCTGGTTCAGACCATTCCCCAAGGAAGAACTTTATGAGTTGGGCAAAAACGTGGAAGGGATAGCAGTCCTTGATAGAAACTTCTCATTTGGACAAGAGGGAATTCTCTTCAATGAAGCTAAAGGTGTTCTTTACAACACTGATGCAAACCCAATAATGAAGAACTACATTGTTGGACTTGGCGGAAGGGACTTAACAGTGAATGACGTGA is a genomic window containing:
- the porA gene encoding pyruvate ferredoxin oxidoreductase — encoded protein: MPKKVVSGNYAAAYAAKHARVEVVAAYPITPQTSIIEKIAEFIANGEVENLQYVSVESEHSAMAACIGASATGARTFTATSAQGLALMHEMLHWAAGARLPVVMVDVNRAMAPPWSVWDDQTDSLAQRDTGWLQFYAENNQEVYDGVLMAFKIGEHEKVNLPVMVIESAFILSHTYDVVDMPNQEEIDDFLPPRKPLYTLTDFENPFSVGALGTPADYYEFRYKIEKAMENARKIIKEVGKEFGERFGRDYSQMIELYRTEDAEIVFMGMGSLMGTVKEAVDVLRNEGYKVGAAKVRWFRPFPKEELYELGKNVEGIAVLDRNFSFGQEGILFNEAKGVLYNTDANPIMKNYIVGLGGRDLTVNDVRVIAKNMKEIIEKKKLDREIEWYHLKR